The following nucleotide sequence is from Psychroflexus torquis ATCC 700755.
GGTTTATCGATAGAACCATACTTGATAGCATTACCGATTAGATTATCGACCAACCTTTTAACTGCAGTTTTGTCAAAAATACCTATGATTTTTTTTGCATTATATTCCAAATTTATTTCGCGAGTGTAAACCTCTTTACTCTCGGCGTGAACAAATTTCATTTCTTTTAAAAGGTCTGAACTTTCAAAGGTTAACAACATTCCTTCGCCAGATTTAACTGTAATTCCGTTCATAAGCCCTTCAATAAGGTTAATCGCTTTTTTCACGCTTCGCTGGGCTGCTATTCTCGTTTTATTAGTCCATTCACCTGTTTTGTCCTGCTTCATCATTTCTAACGACAACTGGGCGGCAGCAAGTGGGTTTCTTATATCGTGAGCGAGCGTACCAATTAATTTTTCCTGCATATCCTGTATGGAACGTGAAAATGAACCTACAGATTTTAGTATCGAGGTTTCGATAACATATTTGAGCAAATCCGAAACCTTTTCACTATAGCCATTGTGGGATATGAGGAATTCACTCAATGTGCGGTGAAAGATTATATATTCGTGTACAATCTGTTCAGCAGTATAATAGACTTTAGTTGATCGTTGCTTGCCGTGTTCTTCGCTGGTTTTAAGGATTTCTATGTATTTTTCATCCTTATTAAAACCCTCCATTTTATCGTATCGTATCATTAATCTGGCGATATCGTTTATAAGATCAGGTAACTGGTTGTATAAAGCAATGGAGTCAGATTCCTTGCTTGCAAGTACTTCTTGCACAACTTGGTTCTGCCAAATTTTCATAATTTCTGCATTATTATCTCGAAGAATTTTTGCTGTTTTTTCCATAATTTAGAAAAATATTTAGCAAATTTAACTTTTAAATCGATATAACAATCTGTAAGTCAGTTAGTATTTATTGAAAGAGTTAAAT
It contains:
- a CDS encoding sensor histidine kinase codes for the protein MEKTAKILRDNNAEIMKIWQNQVVQEVLASKESDSIALYNQLPDLINDIARLMIRYDKMEGFNKDEKYIEILKTSEEHGKQRSTKVYYTAEQIVHEYIIFHRTLSEFLISHNGYSEKVSDLLKYVIETSILKSVGSFSRSIQDMQEKLIGTLAHDIRNPLAAAQLSLEMMKQDKTGEWTNKTRIAAQRSVKKAINLIEGLMNGITVKSGEGMLLTFESSDLLKEMKFVHAESKEVYTREINLEYNAKKIIGIFDKTAVKRLVDNLIGNAIKYGSIDKPITISIEDEEDAVAIKVHNWGNPIPLSKQEQIFKFMGSAKRDKKPVSASWGMGLTLTQIVAEAHGGDINLVSDEKTGTTFTVNLIKQFNEVGKRRAKLTFVLDNI